A genomic stretch from Flavobacterium humidisoli includes:
- a CDS encoding LytR/AlgR family response regulator transcription factor, translating into MKKYSYIIIDDDAESILKTQTTASGFSELSFMASASTFQDGLKLVLEHQPALIFLEIEPQNASSHLSLTFISELHRFFQQIPKIIITTKQKDKAFDAIQYGVFDYLLKPILSNDLLKTILKLNRANLEMQIAPFREEPSSVIENQITIPQNIQKPLTICIKSYGDYRYLNAEDICYFQADNNSTDIYLNTGEMITAFKTLKHFESVLTYPFIRIHNSYVINRNYISRIHSGNSICYIKNSTKKIPFSKTYRANVEQIIADFAAGNYLEV; encoded by the coding sequence TTGAAAAAGTATTCGTATATTATAATTGATGATGACGCTGAGAGTATTTTGAAAACTCAAACAACCGCTTCAGGTTTTTCAGAATTATCTTTTATGGCATCGGCATCAACTTTTCAGGACGGTTTAAAATTGGTTTTAGAACACCAGCCAGCTTTGATTTTTCTCGAAATCGAGCCCCAAAATGCATCGAGTCATTTGTCTTTGACTTTTATTAGCGAGCTTCATCGTTTTTTTCAGCAGATTCCAAAAATTATTATAACCACAAAGCAAAAAGATAAAGCTTTTGATGCTATTCAATATGGCGTTTTTGATTATCTATTAAAGCCGATTCTATCAAACGATCTTCTAAAAACAATTTTAAAACTCAATAGGGCCAATTTAGAGATGCAAATTGCTCCGTTTAGAGAAGAACCTTCTTCTGTTATTGAGAATCAGATCACGATTCCGCAAAACATTCAAAAACCATTAACCATTTGTATAAAATCATATGGCGATTATCGATATTTAAATGCAGAAGATATTTGTTATTTTCAAGCCGATAATAACTCGACGGATATTTATTTAAATACTGGCGAAATGATTACGGCGTTTAAAACTTTAAAGCATTTTGAAAGTGTTTTGACATATCCTTTTATCCGTATTCATAACAGTTATGTAATTAATCGAAATTACATTTCAAGAATTCATAGCGGAAACTCAATATGTTACATAAAAAACTCCACTAAGAAGATTCCTTTTTCTAAAACCTATCGAGCAAATGTAGAGCAAATTATTGCCGATTTTGCAGCAGGAAATTATCTAGAAGTCTAA
- a CDS encoding glycine--tRNA ligase, whose protein sequence is MAKQEDIFKNVVSHAKEYGFIFPSSEVYDGLSAVYDYAQNGVELKKNIREYWWKSMVQMNENIVGLDAAILMHPTTWKASGHVDAFNDPLIDNKDSKKRYRADVLVEDHAEKIHQKAQKEIDKAKARFGDAFNEQEFVTTNARVVEYLAKEKEIRERLGRSLGNGDLADVKALIEELEIADPETGSKNWTEVKQFNLMFGTKLGASAENAMDLYLRPETAQGIFVNFLNVQKSGRMKVPFGIAQTGKAFRNEIVARQFIFRMREFEQMEMQFFVRPGEEMKSYEYWKETRLKWHLSLGLGKENYRFHDHEKLAHYANAAADIEFNFPFGFKELEGIHSRTDFDLKAHEEYSGRKLQYFDPELNENYVPYVVETSVGLDRMFLAVFATSLKEETLEDGSTRTVLKLPAVLAPTKAAVLPLVKKDGLPEVSRKIIEDLKWDFNVAYDEKDAVGRRYRRQDALGTPFCITVDHQTLEDETVTIRHRDTMKQDRVKITELRGIIENEVSMKNWLMKM, encoded by the coding sequence ATGGCAAAACAAGAAGATATATTTAAGAATGTGGTTTCGCACGCAAAAGAGTACGGATTTATTTTTCCGTCAAGCGAAGTTTACGACGGATTAAGTGCTGTATATGATTATGCACAAAATGGTGTCGAATTAAAAAAGAATATCCGTGAATATTGGTGGAAATCAATGGTTCAAATGAATGAAAATATTGTCGGCCTTGATGCTGCAATATTGATGCATCCAACAACTTGGAAAGCTTCTGGACACGTTGATGCATTCAATGATCCATTAATTGATAATAAAGATTCTAAAAAAAGATATAGAGCTGACGTTTTGGTTGAAGATCATGCTGAAAAAATTCACCAAAAAGCGCAAAAAGAAATTGACAAAGCAAAAGCTCGTTTTGGCGATGCATTCAACGAACAAGAGTTTGTAACTACAAACGCTCGTGTAGTTGAATATTTGGCTAAAGAAAAAGAAATTAGAGAGCGTTTAGGGCGTTCTTTAGGAAACGGAGATTTGGCTGATGTTAAAGCTTTGATCGAAGAACTTGAAATTGCTGATCCTGAAACTGGTTCTAAAAACTGGACAGAGGTAAAACAATTTAACTTAATGTTCGGAACAAAATTGGGAGCTTCTGCAGAAAACGCTATGGATTTATATTTACGTCCTGAAACAGCTCAAGGTATTTTCGTTAACTTTTTAAATGTTCAGAAATCGGGCCGTATGAAAGTTCCTTTTGGAATTGCTCAAACCGGTAAAGCGTTTAGAAATGAAATTGTAGCAAGACAGTTTATTTTCCGTATGCGTGAGTTTGAACAAATGGAAATGCAATTTTTTGTACGTCCAGGAGAAGAAATGAAATCATACGAATATTGGAAAGAAACTCGTTTGAAATGGCATTTATCTTTAGGGTTAGGAAAAGAAAATTATCGTTTTCACGATCACGAAAAATTAGCGCACTACGCAAATGCAGCAGCGGATATCGAATTTAATTTCCCATTCGGATTTAAAGAATTAGAAGGAATTCACTCTCGTACCGATTTCGATTTGAAAGCGCACGAAGAATATTCTGGAAGAAAATTACAATATTTCGATCCTGAATTAAACGAAAACTATGTTCCTTACGTAGTAGAAACTTCTGTTGGTTTAGATCGTATGTTCTTGGCTGTTTTTGCAACTTCATTAAAAGAAGAAACATTAGAAGACGGTTCTACAAGAACAGTTTTAAAATTGCCAGCAGTTTTAGCGCCAACAAAAGCAGCGGTATTGCCATTGGTTAAAAAAGATGGTTTGCCAGAAGTTTCAAGAAAAATCATTGAAGATTTGAAATGGGATTTCAATGTGGCGTATGATGAAAAAGATGCTGTAGGACGTCGTTACAGAAGACAAGATGCTTTAGGAACGCCTTTCTGTATAACAGTAGATCATCAAACTCTTGAAGACGAAACAGTAACAATTCGTCATAGAGATACAATGAAACAAGATCGTGTAAAAATTACTGAATTAAGAGGTATTATCGAAAACGAAGTTTCGATGAAAAACTGGTTAATGAAAATGTAA
- a CDS encoding ComF family protein — MKKFYGKVDIQFAATFLYFNKKGIVQELIHNLKYKGHQEIGTVLGSWYVEDLKELQLEIPFNAVIPVPLHKKKFKERGYNQVTTFGKEIASGLEIPFEENILIRKIYSKTQSKKNLLGRSENIENIFDVEFTEADCNKHFLIVDDVLTKGATIEACSLALSKIPGVKISMICMAMAH, encoded by the coding sequence ATGAAAAAGTTTTATGGCAAAGTTGATATTCAATTTGCTGCTACATTTTTGTATTTTAATAAAAAGGGGATTGTCCAAGAATTAATTCATAATTTAAAATACAAAGGTCATCAAGAAATTGGCACTGTATTAGGAAGCTGGTATGTTGAAGATTTAAAAGAACTTCAACTTGAAATTCCTTTTAATGCTGTTATTCCCGTTCCCCTTCATAAAAAAAAGTTTAAGGAACGTGGCTATAACCAAGTTACTACTTTTGGAAAAGAAATAGCATCTGGTTTAGAAATTCCTTTTGAGGAAAATATTTTAATTCGAAAGATCTATTCTAAAACACAATCCAAAAAGAATCTTTTGGGAAGATCTGAAAATATCGAAAACATTTTTGATGTTGAATTTACGGAAGCCGATTGCAACAAACATTTCTTAATTGTTGACGACGTCCTTACAAAGGGCGCAACAATTGAGGCTTGTTCGTTAGCTTTATCAAAAATTCCAGGTGTAAAAATCAGTATGATTTGTATGGCAATGGCCCATTAG